Proteins from a single region of Luteolibacter arcticus:
- a CDS encoding 7-carboxy-7-deazaguanine synthase QueE codes for MLLARLNDGPEIFFTLQGEGVSAGLSAIFVRAALCNLHCRWCDTDHTWNFEGTPWQHDKDADPAYRKYRKADVTIEIPVGEIVSHVASFPCRRVVLTGGEPLLQQEAWLEVITGLRAIDPAFVLEVETNGTKMPTPEFRSAVNQFNVSPKLGNSGMEARLRTVPAVISSFAEDPKAWFKFVARGPDDVAEILAFTAEHNIPAGKVLVMPEGRSSAELDHHAAALTAPCMLHGWRFCDRLHVRLWGDKRGV; via the coding sequence ATGCTCCTCGCGCGCCTGAACGACGGCCCCGAAATCTTCTTCACTCTGCAGGGTGAAGGTGTGTCCGCGGGCCTGTCGGCCATCTTCGTGCGGGCTGCATTGTGCAATCTTCACTGCCGCTGGTGCGACACCGACCATACCTGGAATTTCGAGGGAACCCCCTGGCAGCACGACAAGGACGCCGACCCCGCCTACCGCAAGTATCGCAAGGCCGACGTTACGATCGAGATTCCAGTCGGCGAAATCGTCTCCCACGTCGCCTCGTTCCCCTGCCGCCGCGTCGTGCTGACCGGTGGCGAGCCGCTGCTCCAGCAGGAGGCGTGGCTGGAGGTGATCACCGGACTGCGGGCGATCGATCCCGCCTTCGTCTTGGAGGTGGAAACCAACGGCACCAAGATGCCCACCCCGGAGTTCCGCTCGGCGGTGAACCAATTCAACGTCTCGCCCAAGCTGGGGAATTCCGGCATGGAAGCCCGGCTTCGGACGGTGCCAGCTGTCATCTCGTCCTTCGCGGAAGACCCGAAAGCTTGGTTCAAATTCGTCGCCCGCGGCCCGGACGATGTGGCGGAAATCCTCGCCTTCACCGCCGAGCACAACATCCCCGCGGGCAAGGTGTTGGTCATGCCGGAAGGTCGCAGTTCCGCCGAACTCGATCATCACGCGGCAGCGCTCACGGCCCCGTGCATGCTCCACGGCTGGCGCTTCTGCGACCGCCTCCATGTCCGGCTGTGGGGCGACAAGCGGGGGGTGTGA